From Varibaculum massiliense, a single genomic window includes:
- a CDS encoding cold-shock protein, translating into MPTGKVKWFDADKGFGFITAEDGSQVFLHASVLPADTKPPTPGTRVEFSVADSRRGPQALSVKILQRTPSVAKNLRRKPKAMVPVVEDLIKLLDASSGHLRHGRYPDNGAKIAQLLRAVADDFDA; encoded by the coding sequence GTGCCAACCGGAAAAGTTAAGTGGTTTGATGCCGACAAAGGGTTCGGGTTTATCACCGCAGAGGACGGCTCACAGGTGTTCTTACACGCCAGTGTATTGCCAGCTGACACTAAACCTCCTACTCCGGGAACCCGAGTCGAGTTCTCAGTTGCCGACTCGCGCCGCGGTCCCCAAGCCCTATCGGTAAAGATCTTGCAGCGCACGCCCTCGGTAGCAAAAAATTTGCGGCGTAAACCCAAGGCCATGGTGCCGGTAGTCGAAGACCTGATTAAGTTATTGGACGCCTCCTCCGGGCATTTGCGGCATGGACGCTACCCGGATAATGGTGCGAAAATCGCGCAGCTGCTGCGGGCAGTTGCCGATGATTTCGATGCCTAG
- a CDS encoding DUF3027 domain-containing protein produces MSETTRRKTGKADSLLAGAVDIAREGLAPIAKPAEIGEHLGATSEGERLVTHSFECLKPGYRGWHWVAVLARVPRGRKATVCEIDLLPGEDALLARPWVPWAERLRPQDIKREDVLPYVPDDERLDQSYADTNAEDLDRRTLEELGLGRPRVLSACGRAQAAKRWYHSEQGPARRGMTRKKLPENTCSTCGFLLKVAGSMRTMFGVCTNEWSVDDGRVVSMDHTCGSHSETDVKVDTSPWQPTPARLNELDVEQVEI; encoded by the coding sequence ATGAGTGAAACTACCCGGCGTAAAACCGGAAAAGCGGATAGTCTCCTGGCGGGCGCGGTAGACATTGCCCGCGAAGGGCTTGCCCCCATAGCGAAACCGGCAGAAATTGGCGAGCATTTGGGCGCCACTAGCGAAGGTGAACGCCTGGTTACTCACAGTTTTGAATGCTTAAAGCCCGGTTACCGCGGCTGGCATTGGGTGGCGGTTTTGGCGCGAGTACCTCGGGGACGCAAAGCCACAGTCTGCGAAATCGACCTACTTCCGGGCGAGGACGCATTGCTGGCGCGCCCCTGGGTGCCTTGGGCAGAGCGGTTGCGTCCTCAAGATATAAAACGCGAGGACGTGCTGCCTTACGTACCCGATGACGAACGCCTCGATCAGTCCTACGCGGATACGAACGCCGAAGACTTAGATCGGCGCACCCTCGAGGAACTGGGGCTGGGGCGTCCTCGGGTGCTGTCTGCCTGTGGCCGCGCGCAGGCCGCCAAACGTTGGTATCACTCCGAACAAGGCCCGGCACGACGGGGTATGACCCGGAAGAAACTACCGGAAAATACCTGTTCAACCTGTGGATTCTTGCTAAAAGTGGCAGGCAGTATGCGCACTATGTTCGGGGTATGTACCAATGAATGGTCGGTCGACGACGGCCGCGTAGTGTCTATGGATCACACCTGTGGTTCCCATTCGGAAACTGATGTCAAAGTGGATACTTCGCCTTGGCAACCCACTCCTGCCCGTCTAAATGAGCTGGACGTGGAACAGGTGGAAATCTAG